The sequence below is a genomic window from Armatimonadota bacterium.
GGCGATGCGGTGAGAGACCGAAGCGATCGCCCCGATGTCGTGAGAAATCAGAATGACGCCCGTGCCTTCCTTTTGCTGAAGTTCGCGAAGCAATCGGAGGATTTGCGCCTGCAAAGTCACGTCCAAAGCCGTCGTCGGCTCGTCGGCAATCAGGACTTTTGGCTTACAGGCAAAAGCCATCGCAATGACCACCCTTTGCCGCTGTCCGCCACTCAACTGGTGGGGATACTTGTTGGCGCTCGATTCGGGTGCGGGAACCCCAACTTTATCGAGCATTTCGACCGCCCGCCGACGGGCTTCGCCATGGCTGATACCCTCATGCAAGGTGTACGCTTCAGCGATCTGGTCCGCGATCCGCATCATCGGATTTAGACTCGTAAATGGGTCCTGCATCACCAGCGCGATATCCTGACCTCGGATTTTTCGCATGTCGCGCTCCCTCATTCCGACCAACTCTCGGCCCTCAAGCTGAATGGAACCGGACGTGATCTTGCCAGGGGCTTGGAGCATCCCCATGATGGCGAATCCGGTCATCGATTTTCCGCATCCCGACTCGC
It includes:
- a CDS encoding ATP-binding cassette domain-containing protein; the encoded protein is MLPMSLLSVSDLHVAFGSTEILRGVSFDLKEGETLGVVGESGCGKSMTGFAIMGMLQAPGKITSGSIQLEGRELVGMRERDMRKIRGQDIALVMQDPFTSLNPMMRIADQIAEAYTLHEGISHGEARRRAVEMLDKVGVPAPESSANKYPHQLSGGQRQRVVIAMAFACKPKVLIADEPTTALDVTLQAQILRLLRELQQKEGTGVILISHDIGAIASVSHRIAVFYAGRIIETGSAEQVLRHASHPYSRSLLMSLPRAGQDRLESIGGQPPDFSKLTGECSFAPRCPLRIDQCASEPPLEFSENGVGCACWRAKEVANLPFGKSLAELVQAK